The Bacillus vallismortis genome window below encodes:
- the epsG gene encoding biofilm exopolysaccharide biosynthesis protein EpsG — protein sequence MIVYAVNMGIVYIWSWFAKMCGGRDDSLATGYRPNKLLIWIPLASLVLVSGLRYRVGTDFQTYTLLYELAGDYQNVWQIFGFGTAKMATDPGFTALLWLMNVITADPQIMYITVAAVTYSLVMKTLADYGRPFELSVFLFLGTFHYYASFNGIRQYMVAAGLFWAIRYIISGNWKRYFLIVLISSLFHSSALIMIPVYFIVRRKAWSPAIFGLSALFLGMTFLYQKFISVFVVVLENSSYSHYEKWLMTNTNGMNVIKIAVLVLPLFLAFCYRARLRKLWPQIDIVVNLCLLGFLFGLLATKDVIFARFNIYFGLYQLILVPYFVRIFDEKSNALIYIAIVVCYFLYSYLLMPVDSSVLPYRTIFSR from the coding sequence ATGATTGTATATGCCGTCAATATGGGAATTGTATATATTTGGTCTTGGTTTGCCAAAATGTGCGGCGGCCGTGACGATTCGCTCGCTACGGGATATCGGCCGAATAAGCTGTTAATCTGGATTCCGCTAGCTTCACTTGTGCTTGTGTCGGGTCTCCGTTACAGAGTCGGCACGGATTTTCAGACGTACACGCTGCTGTATGAATTGGCGGGCGATTATCAAAATGTGTGGCAGATATTCGGTTTCGGCACAGCTAAAATGGCGACGGATCCGGGCTTTACCGCACTCCTTTGGCTGATGAATGTCATCACGGCAGATCCGCAAATCATGTATATAACAGTTGCGGCCGTGACCTACAGTTTGGTTATGAAGACACTTGCTGATTACGGAAGGCCGTTTGAGCTGAGTGTCTTTTTATTTTTAGGAACCTTTCATTATTACGCGTCTTTTAACGGCATCAGGCAATACATGGTGGCAGCCGGTTTGTTTTGGGCGATTCGTTACATCATTAGCGGGAACTGGAAGCGATATTTTCTGATCGTGCTGATCAGCTCGCTCTTTCATTCCTCGGCGCTAATTATGATTCCCGTATATTTTATTGTCAGAAGAAAAGCTTGGTCACCGGCGATATTCGGGCTATCCGCTTTATTTCTCGGCATGACGTTTTTATATCAAAAATTCATTTCTGTGTTTGTTGTTGTGCTTGAAAACAGCTCATACAGCCATTATGAGAAATGGCTGATGACGAACACAAATGGAATGAATGTGATCAAAATCGCTGTCTTGGTTCTGCCGCTGTTTCTCGCCTTTTGCTACAGGGCGCGTCTGCGGAAGCTGTGGCCGCAAATCGACATCGTCGTCAATTTGTGCCTGCTCGGTTTTTTATTCGGGCTTTTGGCCACAAAAGACGTGATCTTTGCCAGATTCAATATTTATTTCGGCCTGTATCAATTGATCCTAGTCCCTTATTTCGTCAGGATATTTGATGAAAAATCGAATGCCCTTATCTATATCGCGATCGTTGTTTGTTATTTTCTTTATAGTTATTTGCTTATGCCGGTTGATTCGTCCGTTCTGCCTTACAGAACGATTTTTTCCCGGTAA
- a CDS encoding glycosyltransferase family 4 protein, which translates to MTKKILFCATVDYHFKAFHLPYFKWFKRMGWEVHVAASGQTKLPYVDEKYSIAIRRSPFHPQNLAVYRQLKEVIDTNQYDIVHCHTPVGGVLARLAARQARRHGTKVLYTAHGFHFCSGAPVKNWLLYYPVEKWLSAYTDCLITINEEDYIRAKGLQRPGGMTRKIHGIGVNTERFRPVSLQEKQSLREKHGFSEDDFILVYPAELNFNKNQKLLIEAAALLKEKIPSLRLVFAGEGAMEQTYRTLAEKLGASGNVCFYGFCRDIHELIQLADVSVASSMREGLGMNVLEGMAAEKPAIATDNRGHREIIRDGENGFLIKVGDSAAFARRIEQLYRKPELCINLGQEGRKTALRFSEARTVEEMADIYSAYMDMDTKEKSV; encoded by the coding sequence ATGACGAAAAAGATCTTGTTTTGTGCGACTGTTGATTATCATTTTAAGGCCTTTCATCTTCCTTACTTTAAATGGTTTAAACGAATGGGCTGGGAGGTTCATGTCGCGGCGAGCGGACAAACCAAACTGCCGTATGTGGACGAGAAATATTCCATTGCGATTCGCAGGTCACCCTTTCATCCTCAGAATCTGGCCGTTTACAGACAGCTGAAGGAAGTGATTGACACCAATCAATACGACATTGTCCATTGCCATACGCCGGTTGGCGGCGTGCTTGCCAGACTAGCGGCGAGGCAAGCGAGGCGGCATGGAACAAAGGTGCTGTACACCGCGCACGGATTTCACTTCTGCAGCGGAGCGCCGGTCAAAAATTGGCTTCTTTACTATCCGGTTGAGAAATGGCTCTCGGCCTATACGGACTGTCTGATTACGATCAATGAAGAGGATTACATACGGGCGAAAGGACTTCAAAGGCCGGGCGGCATGACGCGGAAAATTCACGGCATCGGGGTGAATACAGAGCGGTTTCGGCCTGTCAGCCTGCAAGAGAAGCAAAGCCTCAGAGAAAAACACGGATTCAGCGAAGACGATTTTATATTGGTTTATCCGGCTGAGCTTAATTTCAACAAAAATCAGAAGCTGTTAATTGAAGCCGCGGCCTTGCTGAAAGAAAAAATACCGTCGCTTCGCCTTGTTTTTGCCGGAGAAGGGGCGATGGAACAAACGTATCGAACGTTAGCTGAAAAGCTTGGCGCTTCCGGCAATGTCTGCTTTTACGGCTTTTGCCGAGACATTCACGAGCTGATTCAGCTTGCAGATGTATCTGTGGCATCCAGCATGAGAGAAGGCCTCGGCATGAATGTGCTTGAGGGGATGGCCGCGGAAAAACCGGCGATTGCCACGGATAACCGCGGGCACCGGGAAATCATCCGGGACGGAGAAAACGGTTTTCTGATCAAAGTCGGTGATAGTGCCGCGTTTGCCCGCCGGATCGAACAGCTTTACCGTAAACCGGAACTCTGCATAAATTTGGGGCAGGAAGGCCGAAAAACAGCCTTGCGCTTTTCGGAGGCGCGCACGGTAGAAGAAATGGCAGATATTTATTCCGCGTACATGGATATGGATACAAAGGAGAAAAGCGTATGA
- the epsE gene encoding glycosyltransferase EpsE, with amino-acid sequence MNSGPKVSVIMGIYNCERTLAESIESILSQSYKNWELIMCDDASTDGTLRIAKQYAAHYSDRIKVIQNKTNKRLAASLNHCLSNATGEYIARQDGDDLSFPRRLEKQVAFLEKHRHYQVVGTGMLVFDECGVRGTRILPSVPEPGIMAKGTPFCHGTIMMRASAYRTLKGYRSVRRTRRMEDIDLWLRFFEEGFRGYNLQEALYKVREDSDAFKRRSFTYSIDNAILVYQACRRLKLPLSDYLYIAKPLIRALMPPAVMNRYHKKRVMNQKEGLVKHE; translated from the coding sequence ATGAACTCAGGACCGAAAGTTTCTGTCATTATGGGCATTTATAATTGTGAACGCACTTTGGCGGAAAGTATTGAATCCATACTCAGCCAATCTTATAAAAATTGGGAGCTGATTATGTGCGATGATGCGTCAACAGACGGCACGCTCCGCATCGCGAAGCAGTATGCCGCTCATTACAGCGACCGCATCAAGGTGATTCAAAACAAAACAAACAAGCGGCTTGCCGCTTCATTAAATCATTGTCTTTCAAATGCCACAGGCGAGTATATCGCCCGCCAGGACGGAGACGATCTTTCGTTTCCGCGCCGTCTGGAAAAGCAGGTCGCATTTTTAGAAAAGCACCGCCACTATCAGGTGGTTGGCACCGGCATGCTTGTATTTGATGAATGTGGCGTAAGGGGCACACGCATCCTGCCTTCTGTTCCGGAGCCGGGCATCATGGCAAAAGGGACCCCGTTTTGCCACGGAACGATTATGATGAGAGCGAGCGCCTACCGCACGCTGAAAGGCTACCGTTCGGTGCGGCGGACGAGACGGATGGAGGATATTGATTTATGGCTTCGCTTTTTTGAAGAGGGCTTCAGGGGCTACAATCTCCAGGAAGCCTTGTATAAAGTAAGGGAAGACAGCGATGCTTTCAAACGGCGGTCATTTACGTATTCCATTGACAATGCCATCCTTGTCTATCAGGCATGCAGACGCTTGAAGCTTCCATTATCTGATTACCTATATATCGCAAAACCGTTAATCCGCGCGCTTATGCCTCCAGCCGTGATGAATCGCTACCACAAAAAAAGAGTGATGAACCAAAAGGAAGGGCTTGTCAAACATGAATAG
- the slrR gene encoding HTH-type transcriptional regulator SlrR, protein MIGRIIRLYRKRKGYSINQLAVESGVSKSYLSKIERGVHTNPSVQFLKKISVTLEVELTELFDAETMMYEKISGGEEEWRVHLVQAVQAGMEKEELFTFTNILKKEQPETASYRNRKLTESNIEEWKTLMEEAREIGLTVQEVKSFFKTMGR, encoded by the coding sequence ATGATTGGAAGAATTATCCGTTTGTACCGCAAAAGAAAAGGCTATTCTATAAATCAGCTGGCCGTTGAGTCAGGTGTATCTAAATCCTATTTAAGCAAGATTGAAAGAGGCGTTCATACGAATCCGTCCGTTCAATTTTTAAAGAAAATTTCCGTCACGCTGGAGGTGGAATTAACAGAATTGTTCGACGCGGAAACGATGATGTACGAGAAAATCAGCGGCGGTGAAGAAGAATGGCGCGTGCATCTTGTGCAAGCCGTACAAGCCGGAATGGAAAAGGAAGAACTGTTCACTTTTACGAACATACTAAAGAAAGAACAGCCTGAAACCGCTTCCTACCGAAATCGTAAACTGACGGAATCCAATATAGAGGAATGGAAAACGCTGATGGAGGAAGCAAGAGAAATCGGCTTGACCGTGCAGGAAGTCAAATCCTTTTTCAAAACGATGGGAAGATGA
- the epsB gene encoding protein tyrosine kinase EpsB produces the protein MIFRKKKARRGLAQISVLHNKSIVAEQYRTIRTNIEFSSVQTNLRSILVTSSVPGEGKSFSAANLAAVFAQQQEKKVLLVDADLRKPTINQTFQVGNVTGLTNVLVGNASLSETVQKTPIDNLYVLTSGPTPPNPAELLSSKAMGDLISEIYKQYSLVIFDSPPLLAVADAQILANQTDGSVLVVLSGKTKTDTILKAKDALEQSNAKLLGALLNKKKMKKSEHYSY, from the coding sequence GTGATCTTTAGAAAAAAGAAAGCAAGGCGTGGTTTGGCTCAAATATCCGTTTTACACAATAAATCAATTGTTGCGGAACAATATCGCACCATTCGGACAAACATTGAGTTTTCATCCGTTCAGACCAACTTGCGGTCTATCCTCGTCACCTCCTCTGTGCCTGGAGAAGGTAAATCGTTCAGTGCGGCGAATCTTGCGGCTGTCTTTGCGCAGCAGCAGGAAAAGAAAGTGCTGCTGGTGGATGCCGATTTAAGAAAGCCGACCATCAATCAGACGTTTCAGGTTGGGAATGTAACCGGGCTGACAAATGTGCTGGTCGGTAATGCTTCACTCAGTGAGACGGTGCAAAAGACGCCGATCGATAACTTATATGTGCTGACAAGCGGACCGACCCCGCCGAATCCGGCTGAACTGCTGTCTTCAAAAGCGATGGGAGATTTAATATCTGAGATCTATAAACAATACAGCCTTGTCATCTTTGATTCTCCTCCGCTTTTGGCTGTTGCGGATGCTCAGATTTTAGCAAACCAGACAGACGGCAGCGTGCTCGTCGTTTTAAGCGGAAAAACAAAAACCGATACCATCCTAAAAGCGAAGGATGCACTGGAACAATCCAACGCAAAGCTGTTAGGCGCTCTTTTAAACAAAAAGAAAATGAAAAAATCGGAACACTATTCCTACTAA
- a CDS encoding glycosyltransferase family 1 protein: MNSSQKRVLHVLSGMNRGGAETMVMNLYRKMDRSKVQFDFLTYRNDPCAFDEEILSLGGRLFYVPSIGQSNPLTFVRNVRHTITENGPFSAVHAHTDFQTGFIALAARLAGVPVRVCHSHNTSWKTGFNWKDRLQLMVFRRLILANATALCACGEDAGKFLFGPSNMERVHLLPNGIDLDLFAPNVQWDDEEKTARGIAVDRLIIGHVARFHEVKNHAFLLKLAAHLKDRGVRFQLVLAGDGPLREKMEEEARRQNLLSDVLFLGTEDNIHELMRTFDVFVMPSLYEGLPVVLVEAQASGLPCIISDTITEKVDAGLGLVTRLNLSEPIGIWAETIARAAAAGRPKRELIKETLAELGYDAQQNVGALLNVYNISSGKGQ, from the coding sequence ATGAATAGCAGCCAAAAACGCGTGCTCCATGTTCTCAGCGGCATGAACAGGGGCGGCGCGGAGACCATGGTGATGAATTTATATCGGAAAATGGACAGAAGCAAAGTACAATTTGATTTTTTAACGTATCGAAATGATCCGTGCGCTTTTGATGAAGAAATTTTATCTTTAGGCGGGCGGCTTTTTTATGTCCCGAGCATCGGGCAAAGCAATCCTCTTACATTTGTGAGGAATGTAAGACATACGATAACAGAAAACGGGCCGTTCAGCGCGGTTCATGCGCACACGGATTTCCAAACGGGCTTTATCGCCCTTGCGGCAAGGCTAGCCGGAGTGCCGGTCAGGGTATGTCATTCCCATAATACGTCGTGGAAGACCGGCTTCAATTGGAAGGATCGCCTGCAGCTGATGGTGTTCAGGCGGCTGATTTTGGCGAACGCGACAGCACTGTGTGCCTGCGGAGAGGATGCGGGCAAGTTTTTATTCGGACCGTCCAACATGGAGCGTGTTCATCTCCTTCCAAACGGGATTGATCTTGATTTGTTCGCCCCAAATGTGCAGTGGGATGATGAAGAAAAAACAGCACGCGGCATTGCAGTTGACCGTCTCATTATTGGCCATGTGGCCCGGTTTCATGAAGTGAAAAACCATGCGTTTCTGCTGAAGCTTGCCGCACATCTCAAAGACCGCGGGGTTCGCTTTCAGCTCGTACTTGCAGGAGACGGGCCGCTGCGCGAGAAAATGGAAGAGGAGGCGCGGCGGCAGAACTTGCTTTCAGATGTCCTCTTTTTAGGCACTGAAGACAACATTCATGAATTGATGCGCACATTTGATGTGTTTGTCATGCCGTCTCTGTACGAAGGCTTGCCGGTTGTGCTGGTGGAAGCGCAGGCATCGGGGCTTCCATGCATCATTTCAGACACCATCACAGAAAAAGTCGATGCCGGTCTAGGACTTGTGACAAGATTGAATCTTTCTGAGCCGATCGGCATCTGGGCTGAAACCATTGCAAGGGCGGCCGCCGCAGGCAGGCCGAAGCGGGAGCTTATCAAAGAAACACTCGCCGAACTTGGCTACGATGCACAGCAAAATGTAGGAGCGCTGCTGAATGTATATAACATTAGCAGCGGAAAAGGACAATAA
- a CDS encoding carboxylesterase/lipase family protein has product MSHTTVTTSYGKVKGTTENGVHIWRGIPYAKQPVGQLRFKAPEPPDAWKDELDTTAYGPICPQPPDLMSLSYAEPPRQSEDCLYLNVFAPDTENQNLPVMVWIHGGAFYLGAGSEPLYDGSSLAAQGDVIVVTLNYRLGPFGFLHLSSFDEAYSDNLGLLDQATALKWVRDNISAFGGDPENVTVFGESAGGMSIAALLAMPAAKGLFQKAIMESGASRTMTKEKAASTAAAFLQVLEIDESQLDRLHTLSAEDLLKAADQLRKAENESIFQLFFQPALDPKTLPAEPEKAIAEGAAAGIPLLIGTNRDEGYLFFTPDSDVHSQETFDAALEYLLGQPLAEKAADLYPRSLESQIHMMTDLLFWRPAVAYAAAQSHFAPVWMYRFDWHSNKPPYNKAFHALELPFVFGNLGGLEQMAKAEITDEVKQLSHTIQSAWITFAKTGNPSTEDVKWPAYHEETRKTLILDSEITIENDPESDKRQKLFLPKGE; this is encoded by the coding sequence ATGTCACATACAACAGTAACAACTTCATACGGGAAAGTAAAAGGCACAACAGAAAACGGCGTACATATATGGAGAGGCATCCCCTATGCCAAGCAGCCTGTCGGACAGTTGCGTTTTAAAGCACCGGAGCCCCCGGATGCGTGGAAGGACGAATTGGACACAACAGCGTACGGCCCGATTTGCCCGCAGCCGCCGGATTTAATGTCACTTTCGTATGCTGAGCCTCCCCGCCAGTCTGAGGATTGTCTGTATCTCAATGTATTCGCGCCTGACACTGAGAATCAAAACCTGCCTGTCATGGTGTGGATTCACGGCGGCGCTTTTTATCTCGGAGCGGGCAGTGAGCCATTATACGATGGATCAAGCCTTGCGGCGCAGGGAGACGTCATTGTCGTTACATTGAATTACCGGCTGGGGCCGTTTGGATTTTTACATTTGTCTTCGTTTGATGAGGCGTATTCCGATAACCTCGGGCTTTTGGACCAAGCCACCGCGCTGAAATGGGTGCGAGACAATATCTCAGCGTTTGGCGGTGATCCGGAGAACGTAACGGTATTTGGAGAATCCGCAGGCGGCATGAGCATTGCCGCGCTGCTCGCTATGCCTGCGGCAAAAGGCCTGTTCCAGAAAGCGATTATGGAAAGCGGCGCTTCCCGAACGATGACGAAAGAGAAAGCGGCAAGCACCGCGGCAGCCTTTTTACAGGTCCTTGAGATTGATGAGAGTCAATTGGACAGATTGCATACGCTATCGGCGGAAGATTTGCTTAAAGCGGCCGATCAGCTTCGGAAAGCAGAAAATGAAAGTATCTTTCAGCTGTTCTTCCAGCCCGCCCTTGATCCGAAAACGCTGCCTGCTGAACCAGAAAAAGCGATCGCAGAAGGTGCTGCGGCCGGCATTCCACTGTTAATCGGAACAAATCGCGATGAAGGATATTTATTTTTCACCCCGGATTCAGATGTTCATTCTCAGGAAACGTTTGATGCCGCGCTCGAGTACTTATTAGGACAGCCGCTGGCGGAGAAAGCCGCCGATCTGTATCCGCGTTCGCTTGAAAGCCAAATCCATATGATGACTGATTTATTATTTTGGCGCCCGGCCGTCGCCTATGCCGCCGCCCAGTCCCATTTCGCGCCTGTCTGGATGTACCGATTCGACTGGCACTCGAATAAGCCGCCGTACAATAAAGCGTTTCACGCATTAGAGCTTCCTTTTGTTTTCGGAAATCTGGGCGGCTTAGAACAAATGGCAAAAGCGGAGATTACGGATGAGGTGAAACAACTTTCTCACACCATACAATCAGCATGGATCACGTTCGCCAAAACAGGAAACCCAAGCACTGAGGATGTAAAATGGCCGGCGTATCATGAAGAAACAAGAAAGACGCTGATTTTAGATTCAGAGATTACGATTGAAAACGATCCTGAATCTGATAAAAGGCAAAAACTATTCCTTCCAAAAGGAGAATAA
- a CDS encoding YveK family protein encodes MNENMSFKELYAIVRHRFVLILLITIGVTLMTGFMQFKVVSPTYQASTQVLIHESDGEKNSNLSDIQRNLQYSNTFQAIMKSTALMEEVKEELHLSESASSLKGKVITSSENESEIITVAVRDHDPAEAAEIANTLVNKFEKEVDKRLNIQGVHILSEAKASESPMIKPARLRNMVMAFGAAVMGGITLAFFLHFLDDTCKSARQLSERTGLPCLGSVPDVQKGRNRGIKHFGE; translated from the coding sequence ATGAATGAGAATATGAGTTTTAAAGAATTATATGCGATTGTCAGACACAGATTCGTGCTGATCCTGCTCATCACAATCGGCGTCACCCTTATGACGGGTTTTATGCAATTTAAGGTCGTTTCACCGACCTATCAGGCGTCGACGCAAGTGCTGATTCATGAATCAGATGGTGAAAAAAACTCGAATCTCAGTGACATCCAGCGAAATCTTCAGTACAGCAACACGTTCCAAGCGATCATGAAAAGCACGGCCTTGATGGAAGAGGTCAAGGAGGAATTGCATCTTTCTGAATCGGCTTCCTCGCTGAAAGGAAAAGTGATAACCAGCAGTGAAAATGAATCAGAAATTATCACCGTTGCCGTCCGGGACCACGATCCGGCGGAAGCGGCTGAGATTGCGAACACGTTAGTGAACAAGTTTGAAAAAGAAGTAGATAAAAGATTGAACATACAAGGCGTACATATTTTATCAGAGGCAAAGGCTTCTGAAAGCCCAATGATAAAGCCGGCCCGGCTGCGAAATATGGTCATGGCTTTTGGCGCTGCTGTCATGGGCGGCATTACACTGGCATTTTTTCTGCATTTTCTCGATGATACGTGCAAAAGCGCACGGCAGCTCAGCGAGAGAACCGGATTGCCATGCTTAGGCTCCGTCCCTGATGTCCAAAAAGGGCGGAATCGCGGGATAAAACACTTCGGGGAGTGA
- a CDS encoding polysaccharide biosynthesis protein, protein MSYRRRLSMIIALDTYLVLNSVIAGYQFLKDSYQFYDSGALLLTAVSLLLSYHVCAFLFHQYKQVWTYTGIGELIVLLKGITLSAAVTGFIQYAVYHTMFFRLLIACWVLQLLSIGGTRVLSRVLKESIRKNRSASSRALIIGAGSGGTLMVRQLLSKDDPDITPVAFIDDDQTKHKLEMMGLPVIGGKESIMPAVQKLKINYIIIAIPSLHTHELQVLYKECVRTGVNIKIMPHFDEMLLGTRTAGQIRDVKAEDLLGRKPVTLDTSEISNRIKGKTVLVTGAGGSIGSEICRQISAFQPKEIILLGHGENSIHSIYTELNGRFGKHIVFHTEIADVQDRDKMFTLMKKYEPHVVYHAAAHKHVPLMEHNPEEAVKNNIIGTKNVAEAADMSGTETFVLISSDKAVNPANIMGATKRFAEMIIMNLGKMSRTKFVAVRFGNVLGSRGSVIPIFKKQIEKGGPVTVTHPAMTRYFMTIPEASRLVIQAGALAKGRQIFVLDMGEPVKIVDLAKNLIHLSGYTTEQIPIEFTGIRPGEKMYEELLNQNEVHTEQIFPKIHIGKAVDGDWPVLMRFIEDFHEMPEDDLRARLFAAIDTSDKMTAASVQ, encoded by the coding sequence TTGAGTTACCGGAGAAGACTGTCAATGATTATTGCGCTGGACACTTATCTCGTTTTAAATTCAGTTATTGCAGGATATCAATTTTTAAAAGATTCCTATCAATTTTATGACTCCGGAGCATTATTGCTTACCGCTGTCAGCTTGCTCCTCAGCTATCATGTATGTGCTTTTCTGTTCCATCAGTATAAACAGGTGTGGACATACACCGGAATCGGCGAGCTGATCGTCCTGCTTAAGGGCATCACGCTTTCGGCCGCTGTGACCGGCTTCATTCAGTATGCTGTGTATCATACGATGTTCTTCCGTCTGTTAATCGCGTGCTGGGTGCTGCAGCTTTTGTCCATCGGAGGAACCCGTGTTTTGTCGAGAGTGTTAAAAGAAAGCATCAGAAAAAACCGCAGCGCCTCATCCCGCGCGCTGATTATCGGGGCGGGCTCAGGCGGGACTCTGATGGTCAGACAGCTGCTTTCAAAAGATGATCCTGACATCACGCCTGTCGCTTTTATTGATGATGACCAGACAAAACATAAATTAGAAATGATGGGGCTGCCCGTGATCGGCGGAAAAGAAAGTATCATGCCTGCGGTGCAAAAGCTCAAAATTAACTATATTATTATTGCGATTCCTTCACTCCACACCCATGAGCTTCAGGTTTTATATAAAGAATGTGTGCGGACTGGAGTCAACATCAAAATTATGCCTCACTTTGATGAAATGCTGCTCGGCACACGAACTGCCGGGCAAATCAGAGATGTAAAAGCTGAGGATTTGCTTGGCAGAAAGCCGGTAACCCTCGACACAAGCGAAATTTCGAACCGCATCAAAGGAAAAACAGTTCTCGTCACGGGAGCGGGCGGATCAATCGGCTCGGAAATCTGCCGGCAGATCAGCGCGTTTCAGCCTAAAGAAATCATTCTGCTCGGCCATGGAGAAAACAGCATTCATTCGATTTATACAGAGCTGAACGGGCGATTCGGCAAACACATTGTGTTCCATACGGAAATTGCGGATGTGCAGGATCGCGATAAAATGTTTACCTTGATGAAAAAGTACGAGCCGCACGTGGTCTACCATGCAGCTGCCCATAAACATGTGCCTTTAATGGAGCACAATCCCGAAGAGGCTGTCAAAAACAACATCATCGGAACAAAAAATGTCGCGGAAGCAGCCGATATGTCGGGGACAGAGACGTTTGTGCTGATTTCATCGGACAAAGCGGTGAACCCGGCCAATATAATGGGGGCGACAAAACGATTCGCCGAGATGATTATTATGAATCTTGGTAAAATGAGCAGAACCAAATTTGTCGCTGTCCGCTTCGGCAATGTACTCGGGAGCCGCGGCAGCGTCATTCCGATTTTTAAAAAGCAGATTGAAAAAGGCGGACCGGTGACGGTCACACACCCGGCGATGACCCGCTATTTCATGACGATTCCCGAGGCCTCAAGGCTTGTCATTCAGGCCGGGGCACTTGCGAAAGGGCGCCAGATTTTCGTTCTCGACATGGGAGAGCCCGTAAAGATTGTGGACCTTGCCAAAAATCTCATTCATCTGTCCGGCTATACGACTGAGCAGATTCCAATCGAATTCACAGGCATTCGTCCCGGTGAAAAAATGTATGAGGAATTGCTGAACCAAAATGAAGTACACACTGAACAAATCTTTCCGAAAATTCATATCGGCAAAGCGGTTGACGGCGATTGGCCAGTGCTGATGCGCTTTATCGAGGATTTTCATGAGATGCCGGAAGACGATCTGAGAGCGAGGCTGTTTGCGGCGATTGATACATCAGACAAAATGACGGCTGCCAGTGTTCAATAG
- a CDS encoding glycosyltransferase — MEIPAVSLLVAVYNTETYIKTCLESLRNQTVDNIEIIIVNDGSADASPDIAEEYAKKDHRFRVIHQENQGLGAVRNKGVEAARGEFIAFIDSDDWIEPDYCERMLQAAGDETDLIICNYAAEFEDTGKTMISDIAETYQDQPKENYIKALFEGKVRGFSWNKLYRRSMIKAHRLSFPLRGELEHVEDQFFSFRTHFFARTVSYVKAPLYHYRIHLSSIVQRYQKKLFESGLALYEANAAFLQENNKLEEYGKELDTFIVLHSSICMLNEWKTSGSCRLFDKFRNVGVICGDPIFQESLSKTGTAPFDAKRSCLLLMAKYRMIPFVAMASAVYQRVIEYKMRNRG; from the coding sequence ATGGAAATACCTGCGGTTAGTCTGCTAGTCGCTGTTTATAATACAGAAACATATATCAAAACGTGCCTCGAATCGCTGCGGAACCAGACGGTGGACAATATTGAAATCATCATCGTCAATGACGGTTCGGCAGACGCCAGCCCGGATATCGCGGAGGAATACGCCAAAAAGGATCACAGGTTCAGGGTGATTCATCAGGAGAACCAAGGCCTCGGTGCGGTTCGAAATAAAGGCGTAGAGGCGGCACGCGGCGAATTTATCGCGTTTATCGATTCAGACGATTGGATCGAGCCTGATTATTGCGAGCGGATGCTCCAAGCAGCGGGTGATGAAACTGATCTGATTATTTGCAACTACGCCGCGGAGTTTGAGGACACTGGAAAAACGATGATCTCTGACATTGCGGAAACCTACCAGGATCAGCCGAAAGAGAACTATATTAAGGCGTTATTCGAAGGGAAGGTCAGAGGGTTTTCGTGGAACAAACTGTACAGAAGAAGCATGATTAAAGCACATCGGCTGTCGTTTCCGCTTCGAGGCGAGCTGGAGCATGTCGAGGATCAGTTTTTCAGCTTCAGGACTCATTTTTTCGCCCGTACAGTATCCTATGTCAAAGCGCCGCTCTATCATTACCGCATTCACCTATCATCCATCGTGCAGCGCTATCAGAAAAAACTGTTTGAATCGGGGCTTGCACTGTATGAGGCGAATGCGGCGTTTTTACAGGAGAACAACAAACTGGAGGAGTACGGTAAGGAGCTTGATACCTTTATCGTGCTTCACAGCAGCATCTGTATGCTGAATGAATGGAAAACAAGCGGCAGCTGCCGGCTGTTTGACAAGTTTAGAAATGTCGGCGTGATTTGCGGGGATCCCATATTTCAAGAGAGCCTCTCAAAAACGGGTACCGCGCCTTTTGACGCAAAACGGTCATGCCTGCTTCTGATGGCGAAATACAGAATGATCCCGTTCGTCGCTATGGCGTCGGCCGTGTATCAGCGGGTAATCGAGTACAAAATGAGAAACAGAGGGTGA